Proteins from one Candidatus Neomarinimicrobiota bacterium genomic window:
- a CDS encoding sigma-54 dependent transcriptional regulator: protein MENQDFSVLVVDDEPYMVNFLQQALTKKDYKVKGVTSGPDALEYLLSNSIDLILTDYKMPEMLGIELLEKVKTKSPDIGVIMMTAYGTIESAVKALKLGAADYITKPFSVDDIYQVIQNFFESAEQKEKNISVRGEDRFGELIGKSPQMQKIYRTISLVSNSRASVFIQGPRGTGKELVARAIHYNSDRADKPFIRVNCAALPESLMESELFGHEKGAFTGAIRKNVGKFELADTGTLLLDEITEMDIGLQAKLLRAIQEKEFHRVGGDEEIKVDVRILATSNRDLQQAIEEGHLREDLYYRLNTIPIVLPPLSERREDIEPLVYHFIDKFTEEYGSEVEDIEDNAIRRLLQEEFPGNVRELENRILRATILSQSKLLTEDVLFIEDQETDAELHGVVNFGNPVTIEEMERDLILQTLEYHDYSRTKSAESLGINVRTLRNKINQYKEDGIISDSFFSD, encoded by the coding sequence ATGGAAAATCAGGATTTTTCAGTGCTCGTTGTAGATGACGAACCATACATGGTTAACTTTTTACAGCAAGCGCTAACGAAGAAAGATTATAAGGTGAAGGGGGTAACCTCGGGCCCCGATGCATTAGAATACCTATTATCAAATTCCATTGATCTCATCCTAACGGACTATAAAATGCCGGAAATGCTCGGCATCGAACTGTTGGAAAAAGTTAAAACCAAGTCTCCGGATATCGGTGTTATTATGATGACGGCTTACGGGACGATCGAAAGTGCTGTCAAGGCGCTAAAACTCGGTGCGGCAGACTATATAACCAAACCCTTTTCCGTTGATGACATTTATCAGGTTATTCAGAATTTTTTTGAATCCGCAGAACAAAAAGAAAAAAATATATCGGTCCGCGGGGAAGATCGGTTTGGCGAGCTCATCGGGAAAAGCCCACAGATGCAGAAGATTTACCGGACTATTTCCCTGGTGTCCAACAGCCGCGCTTCAGTGTTTATACAGGGGCCGAGAGGCACGGGAAAGGAGCTGGTTGCCAGGGCAATTCATTATAATTCCGATCGGGCGGACAAACCGTTTATCCGTGTAAATTGTGCTGCGTTGCCGGAATCACTGATGGAAAGTGAACTTTTCGGCCATGAAAAGGGTGCGTTTACCGGTGCCATCCGGAAAAATGTGGGTAAATTCGAGCTGGCGGATACCGGCACGTTGCTGCTGGACGAGATCACCGAAATGGATATCGGCTTGCAGGCAAAACTGCTGCGGGCCATCCAGGAAAAGGAGTTTCACCGCGTCGGAGGCGATGAAGAAATTAAAGTGGACGTCCGGATTCTTGCAACTAGCAACCGTGATCTGCAACAGGCGATTGAAGAAGGCCATCTTCGCGAAGATCTGTATTATCGTTTGAATACCATTCCAATCGTTCTGCCACCCCTCTCGGAACGCCGCGAAGATATTGAGCCGCTGGTCTATCACTTTATTGATAAATTCACAGAGGAATATGGCAGCGAGGTGGAGGATATTGAGGACAATGCTATCCGCCGTCTCCTTCAGGAAGAATTCCCGGGCAACGTACGCGAACTGGAAAACCGGATACTGCGTGCCACCATCCTTAGCCAGAGCAAGCTGCTGACGGAAGACGTCCTGTTCATAGAGGATCAGGAAACGGATGCGGAGTTGCACGGAGTCGTCAACTTTGGTAACCCCGTCACGATTGAAGAGATGGAGCGGGATTTAATTTTGCAAACCCTCGAGTACCACGACTACAGCCGGACGAAAAGCGCCGAGAGCCTGGGCATCAATGTCCGGACACTCCGGAATAAAATAAACCAGTATAAGGAGGACGGCATAATTTCCGACTCGTTTTTCAGCGACTAG
- the flgB gene encoding flagellar basal body rod protein FlgB, with the protein MAERPFISSIQKLMGASVSQQRAAAKNIANQNTPGYRRIEVDFREVLRSVNNTQTVKLEGTKVQHLAALRDRQAEQVKAVDSGDPIEEGKVNNVDLDTEMGVMAKTQLYYQVLTRVMRGRFQKLNNSITGQTR; encoded by the coding sequence ATGGCAGAGAGACCTTTTATATCGTCGATTCAAAAACTGATGGGCGCATCAGTTTCTCAGCAACGGGCGGCAGCGAAAAATATCGCAAATCAAAACACCCCCGGATATCGCCGGATTGAAGTAGACTTCAGGGAAGTCCTCCGGAGCGTTAATAACACACAGACCGTTAAACTCGAAGGGACAAAAGTCCAACACCTCGCGGCTCTGCGCGATCGCCAGGCAGAACAGGTCAAGGCTGTCGACTCGGGCGATCCCATTGAGGAGGGCAAAGTCAACAATGTGGATTTGGACACGGAAATGGGCGTCATGGCTAAAACCCAACTCTATTATCAGGTGTTGACACGAGTGATGCGGGGGCGCTTCCAGAAATTAAACAACAGTATTACAGGACAGACAAGGTAA
- the fliE gene encoding flagellar hook-basal body complex protein FliE, whose product MRNINLIYNQLNANNQIRNLERRANFDEMDQAQSQSFKNVLSDALSQVDTMQKEADEIVFDFSAGKVENVHDVMVALRKADISLKMAIEVRNRLMDGYREIMNLRF is encoded by the coding sequence ATGAGGAACATCAACCTGATATATAACCAGCTCAATGCCAATAACCAGATTCGCAATCTGGAAAGACGGGCGAATTTCGATGAGATGGATCAGGCCCAGTCTCAATCATTCAAAAATGTACTGTCAGATGCGCTATCTCAGGTTGACACTATGCAAAAAGAGGCGGATGAGATCGTTTTTGATTTCTCGGCCGGAAAAGTAGAAAATGTCCATGATGTCATGGTTGCACTTCGGAAAGCGGATATCAGTCTGAAAATGGCCATCGAAGTACGGAACCGGCTGATGGACGGATATCGTGAAATTATGAACCTCAGGTTTTAG
- a CDS encoding chemotaxis protein CheX, producing MEPKLSILKKLTFEILEDMCFLLETAPEISRQDFESPRSIKIECGQEYVVIVTVDENLSVTIAENLMGIPAKKLNRELVQSAVQEVTNMIGGNFMNQMEMATDAKLSIPAPITDGDMEQYLKPENAVNSTTLYINNYPLDLTIIEQRK from the coding sequence ATGGAACCGAAACTCTCGATACTGAAGAAGTTGACTTTTGAAATCCTGGAGGATATGTGTTTTCTGCTGGAAACGGCGCCAGAGATAAGCCGGCAGGACTTCGAGTCCCCCCGGTCAATTAAAATTGAATGTGGCCAGGAATATGTAGTCATCGTAACGGTTGACGAAAACCTTTCCGTTACTATTGCCGAAAATTTAATGGGCATCCCTGCAAAGAAATTAAATCGGGAGTTAGTCCAGTCTGCCGTACAGGAAGTTACCAATATGATAGGGGGCAACTTTATGAATCAAATGGAGATGGCCACTGATGCCAAATTGTCCATCCCCGCTCCGATTACCGATGGTGACATGGAACAGTATCTAAAACCGGAAAACGCAGTCAATTCGACAACACTTTACATTAATAACTATCCATTGGATCTAACCATTATCGAGCAGCGAAAATGA
- the fliF gene encoding flagellar M-ring protein FliF, with the protein MFQGLLSQIQDGLADLPLRSKITMGIMFVVVITAFILVISWLNKPDYRVLYSSLASEDAGKVVEYLQEQNVKYKYDHAGSTIMVPSNRVYDMRLQLANAGIPNDGVIGYEIFDENNFGMTEYVQQVNYKRALEGELQRTVQQMNEVEAARVHLVLPKEAIFKEDQGEPTAAVILKLKSHSRLDNSQIEGIQYLVANSVENLEAQSVSILDASGNLLTETGSDREGVSQATTQYSNQKKIEEYLSQKAQSMLDGVLGYGRSIVRVTADINFEQIQKTEEIYDPDSQVIRSEERIESASMGVDTSSSQQEHLITNYEMNKTVQSVMNEVGDIKRLHVAVLIDGTYQEGEDGERHYQPREQQELQRLERIVKAAVGFNQPRGDQFEISNLQFDLSDYEQQEEQFAVMQRRQFWENLLNKGLSVGLVVFFLFLLRNVVKRSKVIIGEMPFQSSRPRKYSSSSGASQKQFTKKKRRDLPDFEIEMDDEVLEKTQMQEAIRNYSEENPQQVTSLIRSWLVEE; encoded by the coding sequence ATGTTTCAGGGATTACTCTCACAGATCCAGGACGGTCTTGCCGACTTACCGCTCCGCAGTAAAATCACCATGGGAATTATGTTTGTAGTCGTTATCACCGCATTCATTCTCGTTATCTCCTGGCTTAACAAACCGGATTATCGGGTACTTTACAGCAGCCTCGCGTCAGAGGATGCGGGTAAGGTCGTCGAATATCTGCAGGAACAAAACGTCAAATACAAATACGATCATGCCGGCAGCACCATCATGGTGCCGAGCAACCGGGTGTACGATATGCGGCTACAGCTTGCCAACGCCGGTATTCCCAATGATGGCGTTATCGGCTACGAAATTTTTGACGAAAACAATTTTGGAATGACCGAGTATGTGCAACAGGTGAACTACAAGCGCGCACTCGAAGGCGAGCTTCAGCGTACCGTACAGCAGATGAATGAGGTTGAAGCCGCCCGGGTCCACCTTGTCTTGCCCAAGGAAGCTATTTTCAAGGAAGATCAGGGTGAGCCGACCGCAGCAGTTATCCTGAAACTGAAGTCGCATTCAAGGCTGGATAACAGTCAAATAGAAGGGATTCAGTATCTGGTGGCTAACAGCGTGGAAAACCTGGAAGCCCAGTCGGTTTCAATATTGGATGCCTCCGGTAATCTTCTGACGGAAACCGGAAGCGACCGGGAAGGCGTCTCCCAGGCTACAACGCAATACTCAAATCAGAAAAAAATAGAAGAATATCTCAGCCAAAAAGCCCAGAGCATGCTGGATGGTGTATTGGGATATGGTCGATCTATTGTACGTGTAACCGCGGACATAAACTTTGAACAGATTCAAAAGACCGAAGAGATCTACGACCCTGACAGTCAGGTAATCCGGAGCGAAGAACGGATTGAGTCTGCATCCATGGGAGTCGATACCTCCAGTAGCCAGCAGGAGCATCTCATTACTAATTACGAGATGAATAAAACGGTGCAAAGCGTGATGAATGAGGTGGGGGATATTAAACGGCTGCATGTGGCAGTGCTGATAGATGGTACCTATCAGGAAGGCGAGGATGGCGAGCGGCATTATCAACCAAGGGAGCAGCAAGAGTTGCAACGGCTTGAGCGCATCGTGAAGGCGGCAGTTGGCTTTAATCAGCCCCGTGGCGACCAGTTCGAAATCTCGAATCTCCAGTTTGACCTCTCCGATTATGAGCAGCAGGAAGAGCAGTTTGCCGTGATGCAACGGCGGCAATTCTGGGAAAATTTATTGAACAAAGGCCTCAGTGTCGGCCTGGTAGTGTTTTTCCTGTTTCTGCTGCGAAATGTGGTGAAACGCTCCAAAGTCATCATCGGAGAAATGCCATTCCAGAGTTCACGCCCGAGAAAATACAGCAGCAGTAGTGGCGCCTCACAGAAACAATTTACGAAGAAAAAACGCCGGGATCTGCCGGACTTCGAGATAGAAATGGATGATGAGGTCCTGGAAAAAACCCAGATGCAGGAAGCGATACGAAACTATTCGGAAGAAAATCCACAACAGGTAACCAGCCTGATTCGCAGCTGGTTAGTTGAGGAATAG
- the fliG gene encoding flagellar motor switch protein FliG → MSEKSVRTQDSTIIGPKKAAILLVALGSQTSSKVFQQLHPDEVELLTKEISKLENVSSSVLQGVTQEFYQMVRAQEYIAAGGMDYAQEVLEKALGPDKAMDILHRIRRSLQVKGFNVLKEVDPNQLLSFIQKEHPQTIALVLTQIEPDQAASLLADLPIDLQEEVLFRFATMDSVSQDMVKEVETILESRIDFSQGGEKLGGVKPTAEILNMLGRSSEKKILESIAQEEPELATEIKNLMFVFEDIVLLDDRSIQRVLKEIDTQELTLALKAVSDDVKSRILQNMSQRAAEMIEEEMEFMGPVRLSEVESAQRQIIEVILRLDEEGEIVISSGTVADEIIE, encoded by the coding sequence ATGTCAGAGAAATCCGTACGGACACAGGATAGCACAATTATTGGCCCAAAGAAGGCCGCAATTCTGCTGGTGGCACTTGGAAGCCAAACGTCTTCCAAGGTCTTCCAGCAGTTACATCCGGATGAAGTAGAGCTTTTAACAAAAGAGATTTCTAAGCTGGAAAATGTGTCATCCAGTGTACTCCAGGGTGTGACCCAGGAATTTTATCAGATGGTCCGGGCTCAGGAGTATATTGCCGCTGGCGGTATGGATTATGCCCAGGAAGTCCTGGAAAAGGCGTTGGGCCCGGATAAGGCGATGGACATCCTCCACCGCATCAGAAGATCCCTGCAGGTTAAGGGGTTCAATGTGTTGAAGGAGGTCGACCCGAACCAGTTGTTGAGTTTTATCCAGAAGGAACATCCACAGACCATCGCCCTGGTGCTCACACAGATTGAACCGGATCAGGCTGCTTCACTGTTGGCTGACCTGCCCATTGATTTACAGGAAGAGGTGCTGTTTCGGTTTGCGACGATGGACAGCGTTTCCCAGGATATGGTCAAAGAAGTGGAGACTATTTTGGAATCGCGGATCGACTTCTCCCAGGGCGGAGAGAAGTTAGGCGGTGTCAAGCCGACTGCCGAAATCCTGAATATGCTGGGGCGGAGCTCGGAGAAAAAGATCCTGGAATCAATTGCGCAGGAAGAACCGGAACTGGCGACCGAAATCAAAAATCTCATGTTCGTGTTTGAAGACATTGTACTCCTGGACGATCGTTCGATACAGCGCGTGCTGAAGGAGATCGATACCCAGGAATTAACACTGGCGCTCAAAGCAGTCAGCGACGATGTGAAATCGCGTATTCTGCAGAATATGTCACAGCGGGCCGCCGAGATGATCGAAGAGGAAATGGAATTTATGGGGCCGGTTCGGTTGAGTGAAGTAGAAAGCGCCCAGCGACAGATTATCGAGGTGATCCTACGTCTGGATGAAGAAGGGGAGATCGTAATCTCCTCCGGAACGGTGGCCGATGAAATTATCGAATAA
- a CDS encoding FapA family protein has translation MNPPSKNQISLPPGLGLAEREGKYTLSLTGNPEKQAEQILGWIISAEIVGLDIPLLSKIFLNKYSNDIKEPIPIGTVLQHFRAETEQLMKVEIADDEMRAWIHVKAPPAGVPLTADDCLFYLLQNGVKAGFQARAIEKALQGDLPIYKLVAAIGQPARSGEDGEILYHDALNGEEASNSWHPFNVVTVHENEILAQKLPAVSGEVGFTVLGKHLDASVLDPEFPPGENTYVADDGLTLYASTDGYIYWEQDELSVREVLRISGDVDFNSGNIDYCGSILVEGDIRSGHSVRSENSIEVRGCIEGADVTAGEDINIKSGINGLEHSQVTSGGNVSVDYIQDATIEAGGSVTVHRYISRGNIQAKGKIIVEGHAGLIRGGTTWSETQIRMNVAGSTACIPTTFIIRPNLTKAQLQQLESIQQKLAGVEQTQNQVRRRLEYLTLLEKRQRRLDANHRNEAELHADKLVSLSEEIVHLQNELETIQSVRTRALESEVPFIVIHNKIYPGVRFIIGNHELLIQEEIPGGVVHLINDQLFIRRNIEYQKRKTQYSFERNIDF, from the coding sequence ATGAATCCACCGAGTAAAAACCAGATCTCTCTGCCGCCCGGCCTTGGACTTGCTGAAAGGGAGGGAAAGTACACCCTCTCGCTCACAGGTAATCCGGAAAAACAGGCCGAGCAGATTCTTGGCTGGATCATTTCCGCAGAGATTGTCGGACTCGATATTCCACTCTTGTCCAAAATATTCCTTAACAAATATTCCAATGATATAAAAGAGCCCATCCCAATCGGTACGGTTCTGCAGCACTTTCGTGCTGAAACGGAACAGCTGATGAAAGTCGAGATTGCGGACGATGAGATGCGGGCATGGATACACGTTAAAGCACCACCAGCCGGTGTACCGTTGACCGCCGATGACTGCCTGTTCTATCTACTGCAGAACGGCGTGAAAGCAGGTTTTCAGGCCAGGGCAATTGAGAAGGCGCTCCAGGGGGACCTCCCTATTTACAAACTGGTTGCGGCCATAGGTCAACCGGCCCGATCCGGTGAAGATGGGGAAATTTTATACCATGATGCATTGAACGGGGAGGAGGCGTCAAATTCCTGGCACCCCTTTAATGTCGTCACCGTACATGAAAACGAAATTTTGGCACAAAAGCTTCCGGCAGTATCGGGGGAGGTTGGATTCACCGTTCTCGGAAAACATCTGGATGCATCTGTCCTGGATCCGGAATTTCCGCCGGGAGAAAATACGTACGTTGCGGACGACGGGTTAACCCTTTATGCAAGTACCGATGGATATATCTACTGGGAACAGGATGAATTATCGGTGCGCGAGGTGCTGCGAATTTCAGGTGATGTGGATTTTAATTCCGGCAATATTGATTATTGCGGTAGTATCCTGGTGGAGGGAGATATTCGGTCAGGGCATTCCGTTCGCTCAGAGAACAGTATTGAGGTACGGGGATGCATTGAAGGCGCTGACGTAACAGCCGGAGAAGACATTAATATCAAGAGTGGGATCAATGGGCTGGAACACTCTCAGGTGACGTCGGGTGGTAACGTTTCGGTAGATTATATCCAGGATGCAACCATCGAAGCCGGCGGTTCTGTGACGGTACACCGATATATCTCCCGGGGCAATATTCAGGCAAAGGGAAAAATTATCGTGGAAGGCCATGCCGGTCTGATCCGCGGCGGCACAACCTGGAGCGAAACCCAAATCCGGATGAATGTAGCTGGTTCAACGGCCTGTATTCCCACCACGTTTATCATTCGGCCGAATCTGACGAAAGCCCAACTGCAACAGCTGGAATCAATTCAACAGAAACTTGCCGGAGTAGAGCAAACCCAAAACCAGGTTCGGCGGCGACTGGAATATCTGACGCTGCTTGAAAAACGGCAACGACGACTCGACGCAAACCATCGCAACGAGGCAGAATTGCATGCGGATAAACTGGTGAGTCTTTCAGAAGAGATTGTCCATCTGCAAAATGAACTGGAAACCATCCAATCGGTACGGACCAGAGCACTGGAAAGCGAAGTCCCGTTTATTGTGATTCATAATAAAATTTATCCGGGAGTGCGGTTTATTATCGGCAACCATGAACTGCTCATCCAGGAAGAAATTCCAGGTGGTGTTGTCCATTTGATTAACGATCAATTGTTTATTAGACGAAATATTGAATATCAAAAGAGAAAAACACAGTATTCATTTGAAAGGAACATTGATTTCTGA
- a CDS encoding response regulator, whose translation MAYNILIVDDSSSMRKVMTKIIKMSNFPIGEYHEAENGVEGLEVCQENWIDVIVTDINMPEMDGLTFIQKLQADPALKMIPVVVVSTEGRTAVVEQARKLGVVQYLQKPFQPELISNTLKELLGENSHGTETLDTEEVDF comes from the coding sequence GTGGCCTATAATATACTGATTGTTGATGACTCGTCGTCCATGCGTAAAGTCATGACTAAAATCATCAAAATGTCAAATTTCCCCATTGGCGAATATCATGAAGCCGAAAATGGGGTGGAGGGGTTGGAAGTTTGCCAGGAAAACTGGATCGATGTTATTGTCACTGATATCAATATGCCAGAGATGGATGGGCTGACATTCATCCAAAAGTTACAGGCGGATCCTGCGTTAAAGATGATCCCTGTTGTCGTAGTGAGTACAGAAGGTCGGACGGCGGTGGTGGAACAGGCCAGAAAACTGGGAGTGGTACAATATCTGCAAAAGCCATTTCAACCCGAACTAATTTCAAATACTTTAAAAGAACTACTGGGAGAAAATTCCCATGGAACCGAAACTCTCGATACTGAAGAAGTTGACTTTTGA
- a CDS encoding chemotaxis response regulator protein-glutamate methylesterase has product MIRVLIVDDSAIVRKIFTEELEKEADIEVVGTAMDPYVARDKIVKSKPDVITLDLEMPRMDGLTFLRKLMRYYPVPVIVVSSLTQDKSRLALQAVESGAVEVLSKPGSSYSVGELSKELSHKIRAAAATQVSKIQTKAASQEVRPAVGIRPSPLLDTTTNKILAIGASTGGTEAIKRILTALPPNSLGTVIVQHMPPKFTTAFSERLNSLCPFEVKEAAPGDSVYPGRALIAPGNYHMLLRRSGAKYYVDIKQGPRIHHQRPAVDILFKSVARSAGKNALGILLTGMGSDGAEGLLDMKESGAHTITQDEKSCIVYGMPAEAVKLGASQMSASLDDIAGLVIAHFSTTNTSKTPSA; this is encoded by the coding sequence ATGATACGTGTCTTGATTGTCGACGATTCCGCTATCGTGCGGAAGATATTTACCGAAGAGTTGGAAAAAGAGGCAGATATCGAAGTAGTAGGCACCGCCATGGATCCGTACGTGGCGCGCGACAAGATCGTAAAATCCAAACCAGATGTCATCACCCTTGATCTGGAAATGCCCCGGATGGACGGCCTGACGTTTCTCCGGAAACTCATGCGGTACTATCCAGTGCCCGTGATTGTTGTCAGCTCCCTGACCCAAGATAAAAGCCGCCTGGCACTCCAGGCCGTTGAATCCGGTGCGGTTGAGGTGCTGTCCAAACCGGGTTCAAGCTATTCAGTAGGGGAGCTAAGTAAGGAATTATCCCACAAAATACGAGCAGCAGCAGCAACTCAGGTCTCAAAAATCCAGACAAAAGCAGCTTCACAGGAAGTCCGGCCAGCTGTCGGGATCCGGCCATCGCCGTTACTGGATACCACAACCAACAAAATATTAGCAATCGGTGCCTCCACCGGCGGAACCGAAGCCATCAAGAGAATTCTGACTGCATTGCCACCAAACTCTCTCGGCACAGTGATCGTTCAGCATATGCCTCCAAAGTTTACCACCGCCTTCTCAGAGCGACTCAACTCCCTGTGCCCATTCGAAGTGAAAGAAGCCGCTCCCGGGGATTCCGTTTATCCCGGGCGGGCATTGATTGCACCCGGGAACTACCACATGCTGCTTCGACGGAGTGGTGCAAAATATTACGTCGACATTAAACAGGGGCCACGAATTCATCATCAGCGACCGGCAGTGGATATTTTGTTTAAATCCGTAGCTAGATCTGCCGGTAAAAACGCGTTGGGGATCCTGTTAACAGGGATGGGCTCTGATGGTGCTGAGGGTTTATTGGATATGAAAGAGTCCGGTGCCCATACTATCACACAGGATGAAAAATCCTGCATTGTGTACGGGATGCCGGCGGAGGCCGTTAAACTTGGTGCTTCCCAAATGAGCGCATCGCTGGATGATATTGCCGGCCTGGTTATTGCCCATTTTTCCACCACCAATACATCCAAAACCCCCTCTGCCTGA
- a CDS encoding HDOD domain-containing protein translates to MIKIRQIKEEVTSLPPFRQTIMKARSMLADSSVNASELAEVLKFDVGITTNILKICNSPYYGLVKTVNSLQQAIVVLGHRELRKLLTLSGSLTYFEGKQPGYEGEYGELWRHSIATALLAQAIGAKTDNKDDDLFVAGLLHDVGKLILSHYVRDEYAGIVELVAEKGYAFDEAEQEVLGIDHALVGKIVLEEWNFSQNIVNAASCHHAFEVEMPSSVLAVALADRLSSIMGAGTLNDGMAYHGTVELSQHFGLTGDDVEMLLAHTAENLANIKMTYEQN, encoded by the coding sequence ATGATTAAAATCCGGCAAATAAAAGAGGAAGTGACGAGCTTGCCACCGTTCCGACAAACTATCATGAAAGCGCGGAGTATGCTGGCTGATTCATCGGTTAACGCCAGTGAATTGGCGGAGGTGCTGAAGTTTGATGTGGGGATCACGACGAATATCCTGAAGATTTGCAATTCCCCGTATTACGGACTCGTTAAAACGGTCAATAGTCTACAGCAGGCGATTGTGGTACTCGGACACCGGGAGCTCAGGAAACTGCTGACGCTAAGTGGCTCTCTGACATACTTTGAAGGGAAACAGCCCGGATACGAAGGAGAATACGGAGAATTGTGGCGGCATTCCATCGCCACGGCGCTGTTGGCTCAGGCCATCGGAGCAAAAACCGATAATAAAGATGATGATTTGTTTGTAGCCGGACTATTACACGACGTCGGTAAGCTGATCCTCAGTCATTATGTCCGGGATGAGTACGCGGGCATAGTGGAATTGGTGGCCGAGAAGGGGTATGCTTTTGACGAGGCGGAACAGGAAGTACTGGGTATTGATCACGCATTAGTCGGGAAAATTGTCCTGGAGGAATGGAACTTCTCCCAAAATATCGTGAATGCGGCGTCCTGTCATCATGCGTTTGAGGTTGAGATGCCATCTTCGGTCCTGGCCGTTGCGCTCGCCGATCGGTTATCGTCTATTATGGGCGCCGGGACCCTCAACGACGGAATGGCCTATCACGGGACTGTGGAATTAAGTCAGCATTTTGGTTTAACCGGTGATGATGTTGAAATGCTTTTGGCCCACACAGCCGAAAACCTTGCCAATATAAAAATGACGTACGAGCAGAATTAA
- the flgC gene encoding flagellar basal body rod protein FlgC: protein MKLNSLFRGIDISATALRAHRRGMEIVSENIANVNTTRTKDGTPYQKQTPIYTELDATSFKAVMADTVSRVVGTRSGHIRGSNTGSLPSEEGTDGVEVTALRPADQEYRLVYEPSHPDADQQGYVRFPKINILEEMVQLMNISRSFEASVTAMNAAKEMSQKALEI from the coding sequence ATGAAACTGAACAGTCTGTTTCGCGGTATCGATATCTCGGCAACAGCCCTTCGGGCTCATCGCCGGGGGATGGAGATTGTTTCGGAAAATATCGCCAACGTGAATACCACACGAACCAAAGATGGAACGCCCTATCAAAAGCAAACGCCGATTTACACGGAATTGGATGCCACCTCTTTTAAAGCGGTGATGGCCGATACGGTATCCCGGGTTGTCGGAACCCGGTCCGGGCATATTCGCGGTTCCAATACCGGCTCCCTTCCGTCAGAAGAGGGAACAGACGGCGTTGAAGTAACTGCTCTGCGACCGGCAGATCAGGAATATCGACTAGTCTACGAGCCGAGTCATCCTGATGCTGACCAGCAAGGCTATGTCCGATTTCCTAAGATTAATATACTAGAAGAAATGGTACAGCTGATGAATATCTCACGCTCGTTTGAGGCTAGCGTTACCGCGATGAACGCAGCCAAAGAAATGTCTCAAAAGGCGCTGGAGATCTAA
- a CDS encoding chemotaxis protein CheD yields MNSRTAIKLKEHIVDIADIKVSNNPGEVLVTFALGSCLGIAVYDPGVKVAGLAHIMLPDSAIEDGNTSTNLNKYIDTGVPVLYKKMYTLGAKKERIKNAIIGGSKIMDDQNFFNIGNKNYAALRKVFWKNNVLIHKKHVGGRINRTVRIEVATGKITLKLSSGETIQL; encoded by the coding sequence ATGAATAGTCGTACCGCTATAAAATTAAAAGAGCATATTGTGGATATCGCTGACATCAAAGTCTCGAATAATCCCGGTGAAGTGCTCGTGACTTTCGCTCTGGGTTCTTGCCTGGGGATTGCTGTATATGATCCCGGGGTAAAAGTCGCAGGACTAGCACATATAATGCTCCCCGACTCGGCAATCGAAGACGGGAATACCTCAACAAATCTGAATAAATACATCGACACAGGCGTCCCGGTGTTATATAAGAAAATGTATACACTCGGCGCCAAGAAAGAGCGGATAAAAAACGCAATTATCGGTGGCAGTAAAATTATGGATGATCAGAATTTTTTTAATATCGGGAACAAGAATTACGCCGCTCTCCGCAAGGTGTTTTGGAAAAATAACGTGCTCATCCATAAGAAACATGTCGGAGGGCGAATTAACCGGACTGTACGGATAGAAGTTGCGACAGGGAAAATTACGTTAAAACTCAGCTCCGGAGAGACTATTCAATTATGA